A genomic region of Chitinimonas arctica contains the following coding sequences:
- a CDS encoding RHS repeat-associated core domain-containing protein, with the protein MGNEYIAEKRVEHSAVACEPDMIAPDPSKPMVLLPFVTYATFDTAVDTASHGNGNQYPLYISTSHVPHCLGGPPGGLGKTSKTWNGKFKTTENSSTVKVGPGWQIHHQHGGTINNGNAKAKVFTAVDAGSPAQKCLAMLRVQFERLKQGSKNQLSERPGGFVKDIGKGALDTVKGYGEMASDAGSSAASLFSLEGLKAAGRAIKQTAGSVMDAISGTVREVAEVGSAIVNDELSIDDIVDGMEDLAGELGEEALCALAAQMQEIADKPEAMGEALGGLMTEVAIQVAAALVSGGAANAAAAGAKAAKAAKAGGKAMDLGAGLAKKLKGMGLKEGDSFKDVIQKLKDRRRKGQDKTPDKAPAAPKPEAAAPNPPANRDSHNKGSADGEGEVCPLCPTTAHPVNPVLGCKVLAGEGELDFSLPGPLPLVWQRNYASNSRETGWFGQGWAVMFGMLLEESDNGEVMELVDTTGRRIRFPRVAPGRSFFSRYEQITLACSAAGEYSLVSGDGARLFFGQPHPQRPDQWLCSGLADANDNRIRLEYQPIAARPQDAKPALQAQPCYLMDSTGEALQLDYSPVGRLLRVSLLCGLSPNQGASGSAIAAEILNRKIADSVLARLEIARRDQTALQAQVLVEYRYNAEGDLVSVLRDGGEARRYQWRDHIMVGHTVPGALQAHYEYDRYDAGGKVIRHWSNVGQQWNFEYSSGHTKVVEAKGTAVERATLYHFDEKRRWTGLTDALGGRTIFELNQYGHRVATIDPDGTATRYSLDGKGRPLAVTDALGHSTQVLWHSELELPTQLIDALGQATSLEYDARGNLIGQIDPAGNATRFELDARGLPVRIIDAKGGNKRLEWDARAQLIAYTDCSQQTTRFCYNERGWLSSQTDALGATTSYHYDPAGRVQSIDYPDGGSERFEYDPAGRLVAHIDALGNRTRYELDADNQPTARIDALGGRLEYRYDPHRRLIGLINQNGTPWQFQYDALDRLVAETNFEGKFSAYAYSAAGQLMAQRELPASHPDSILTRFERDALGQLLARHTQASGQALQRTRYQYDPAGQLSRTSNADAAIEFGYDPLGNLLQEIHTTHWRDEQGKRQPRVQQLSHQYDPLGNRIASTLPDGRTLNWLMYGSGHLHQINLDGELIADIERDAMHREVARSQGSLHSQFQLDAMGRLVDHRVSARSLGQQPQVGVGVQHGSRIARHWRYDRAGQVLEINDARKGRTEYHYDALSRIRSTIGPKLAEQFEFDPAHNLLPANGHSPLKDNRVTVFEDKRYRYDSHGRLVEKRSGSSQNSTVLQLEWNAEHQLVKATTTRSKGAGQANRVSETYYGYDALGRRMSRQSREWIAPAGQTDTPAHTTPGNSAWFLWDGNRLLQEILVSPNAADPAQRSQTHTTVYEPDSFIPLARLSWTTSAKDTALAPPQPADWMAQRMAFFDQAQATYSAQHGLVPDDDDFLLQVAQANAGQPAEPNNPVAITWYQCDHLGTPQELTSANGDIVWQASYKTWGNTATVEWVAADGAVQAQQSHAAAVEHAQVQPLRFQGQYFDAETGLHYNRFRYYDPDVGRFVSNDPIGLAGGDNVYQYAPNPISWIDPLGLAKCPCDCLKKGNQQGTGPYRGGSYGGTTAPGIESHHAPANSVSPLAKSQGPAIQMAPADHAKTMSHGHQGNAGKAYRSGIQAMLDAGDWRGAMATELKDIRRVAAQTGNPRKYNEAMQEMLAYAKCKGLLDKK; encoded by the coding sequence ATGGGTAATGAATACATCGCCGAGAAACGCGTTGAGCACTCGGCTGTCGCCTGCGAACCGGACATGATCGCGCCGGACCCCAGCAAGCCTATGGTCTTGCTGCCGTTCGTGACCTATGCCACCTTCGATACGGCGGTAGACACCGCCAGTCATGGCAACGGCAACCAATACCCGCTCTATATCAGTACCTCGCACGTGCCTCACTGCCTGGGCGGCCCGCCGGGCGGCCTGGGCAAGACATCCAAGACCTGGAACGGCAAGTTCAAGACGACCGAGAACAGCAGCACCGTAAAGGTGGGGCCGGGTTGGCAGATCCATCACCAGCATGGCGGCACCATCAACAACGGCAATGCCAAGGCCAAGGTCTTTACCGCCGTCGACGCCGGCAGCCCCGCGCAAAAATGCCTGGCCATGCTGCGGGTGCAGTTCGAGCGGCTGAAGCAGGGCTCCAAGAATCAGTTGAGCGAACGGCCGGGCGGCTTCGTCAAGGATATCGGCAAGGGCGCGCTGGATACCGTCAAGGGCTACGGCGAAATGGCGTCCGACGCCGGCAGTTCCGCAGCCAGCCTGTTCTCCCTGGAGGGACTCAAGGCAGCCGGCCGGGCCATCAAGCAGACGGCCGGTTCGGTGATGGATGCCATCTCCGGGACGGTACGTGAAGTTGCCGAGGTCGGCAGCGCCATCGTCAACGACGAGCTGTCCATCGACGACATCGTCGATGGCATGGAAGACCTGGCCGGCGAGCTGGGCGAAGAAGCGCTATGCGCGCTGGCCGCCCAGATGCAGGAGATTGCCGACAAGCCCGAAGCCATGGGCGAGGCATTGGGCGGCCTGATGACCGAGGTAGCCATACAGGTGGCCGCCGCCCTGGTATCGGGCGGCGCCGCCAATGCCGCCGCAGCGGGGGCGAAAGCCGCCAAGGCAGCCAAGGCGGGTGGCAAGGCCATGGACCTGGGAGCCGGCCTGGCCAAGAAACTCAAGGGCATGGGCCTGAAGGAAGGCGATTCCTTCAAGGACGTGATCCAGAAACTGAAGGACCGCCGCCGGAAAGGCCAGGACAAGACCCCCGACAAGGCGCCGGCCGCCCCCAAGCCCGAGGCCGCCGCCCCCAATCCGCCTGCCAACAGGGACTCCCACAACAAGGGCAGTGCCGATGGCGAAGGGGAGGTCTGCCCGCTGTGCCCCACCACCGCCCACCCGGTCAATCCGGTGCTGGGTTGCAAGGTGCTGGCGGGCGAGGGCGAGCTGGACTTTAGCCTGCCCGGTCCCTTGCCCTTGGTATGGCAACGCAACTACGCCAGCAACAGCCGCGAAACCGGCTGGTTTGGCCAGGGCTGGGCCGTGATGTTCGGCATGCTGCTGGAAGAAAGCGACAACGGCGAAGTCATGGAGCTGGTCGATACGACCGGCCGCCGTATCCGCTTCCCTCGTGTCGCGCCAGGGCGCAGCTTCTTCTCCCGCTACGAACAGATCACCCTGGCATGCAGTGCCGCCGGCGAGTACAGCCTGGTATCGGGCGACGGCGCGCGCCTTTTCTTCGGTCAACCGCATCCGCAACGGCCCGATCAGTGGCTATGCAGCGGCCTGGCCGATGCCAACGACAACCGCATCCGGCTGGAATACCAGCCCATCGCGGCCCGTCCCCAGGACGCCAAACCCGCCCTGCAAGCCCAACCCTGCTACCTGATGGACAGCACCGGCGAGGCACTGCAACTGGATTACAGCCCGGTAGGCCGCTTGCTGCGCGTCAGCCTGCTGTGCGGGCTTAGCCCTAACCAGGGGGCCAGCGGCAGCGCCATTGCCGCCGAAATCCTCAACCGCAAGATCGCCGATAGCGTGCTGGCGCGGCTGGAGATTGCCCGGCGCGACCAGACCGCCTTGCAGGCGCAAGTGCTGGTGGAATACCGCTACAACGCGGAAGGCGACTTGGTCAGTGTGCTGCGCGATGGCGGCGAAGCCCGCCGCTACCAATGGCGCGACCACATCATGGTCGGCCACACCGTGCCCGGCGCACTGCAGGCACATTACGAATACGACCGCTACGACGCGGGCGGCAAGGTCATACGCCACTGGAGCAATGTAGGCCAGCAGTGGAACTTTGAGTACAGCAGCGGCCACACCAAGGTAGTCGAAGCCAAGGGTACCGCCGTCGAGCGCGCCACCCTCTACCACTTTGACGAAAAACGCCGCTGGACCGGCCTGACCGACGCACTGGGCGGCCGCACCATTTTCGAACTCAACCAATACGGCCACCGCGTGGCCACCATCGACCCGGATGGCACTGCTACCCGCTATAGCCTGGACGGCAAAGGCCGCCCCCTGGCAGTGACCGACGCGCTGGGCCATAGCACCCAGGTGCTCTGGCATAGCGAACTGGAACTGCCCACCCAGCTGATCGACGCACTGGGCCAGGCCACCAGCCTGGAATACGACGCACGCGGCAACCTGATCGGCCAGATCGATCCGGCCGGCAACGCTACCCGCTTCGAGCTGGACGCACGCGGCCTGCCTGTACGCATCATCGATGCCAAGGGCGGCAACAAGCGGCTGGAGTGGGATGCCCGCGCCCAGTTGATCGCCTATACCGACTGCTCGCAGCAGACCACCCGCTTCTGCTATAACGAGCGCGGCTGGCTAAGCAGCCAGACCGACGCCCTGGGCGCCACCACCAGCTACCATTACGATCCTGCCGGCCGGGTGCAATCCATCGACTATCCCGATGGCGGCAGCGAGCGCTTCGAATACGACCCGGCCGGCCGCCTGGTCGCCCATATCGACGCCCTGGGCAACCGTACCCGCTATGAGCTGGATGCCGACAACCAGCCGACCGCCCGCATCGACGCGCTGGGCGGTCGGCTCGAATACCGCTATGACCCCCACCGCCGCCTGATTGGCCTGATCAACCAGAACGGCACACCCTGGCAATTCCAGTACGACGCGCTGGATAGATTGGTGGCCGAAACCAACTTCGAAGGCAAGTTCAGCGCCTACGCTTATAGCGCCGCCGGCCAATTGATGGCCCAGCGCGAACTGCCGGCCAGCCATCCGGACAGCATCCTCACCCGTTTTGAACGCGATGCCCTGGGCCAGTTGCTGGCCCGCCATACCCAGGCCAGCGGCCAGGCATTGCAACGAACCCGTTACCAGTACGACCCCGCCGGCCAGCTGTCCCGCACCAGCAATGCCGATGCCGCCATCGAGTTCGGCTACGACCCGCTCGGCAACCTGCTGCAAGAAATCCATACCACCCACTGGCGCGACGAGCAGGGCAAGCGGCAACCACGGGTGCAGCAACTGAGCCACCAGTACGACCCCCTGGGCAACCGGATCGCCTCGACCCTGCCCGATGGCCGCACCCTCAACTGGCTGATGTACGGCAGCGGCCACCTGCACCAGATCAACCTCGACGGCGAACTGATCGCCGATATCGAGCGCGACGCAATGCACCGCGAAGTGGCCCGCAGCCAAGGTAGCCTGCACAGCCAGTTCCAGCTCGACGCCATGGGTCGGCTGGTGGACCACCGCGTCAGCGCCCGCAGCCTGGGCCAGCAGCCCCAGGTAGGCGTAGGCGTCCAGCACGGCAGCCGCATCGCCCGCCACTGGCGCTATGACCGCGCCGGCCAGGTGCTGGAGATCAACGACGCCCGTAAAGGCCGTACCGAATACCACTACGATGCACTTTCCCGCATCCGCTCGACCATCGGCCCCAAGCTGGCCGAACAGTTCGAGTTCGACCCCGCCCACAATCTGTTGCCGGCCAACGGCCACAGCCCGCTCAAGGACAACCGGGTCACCGTCTTCGAAGACAAACGCTACCGCTACGACAGCCACGGCCGCCTGGTGGAAAAGCGCAGCGGCAGCAGCCAGAACAGCACCGTATTGCAGCTGGAATGGAATGCCGAACACCAACTGGTAAAAGCCACTACCACCCGCAGCAAGGGTGCAGGCCAAGCCAACCGGGTAAGCGAAACCTACTACGGCTACGACGCCCTCGGCCGCCGCATGAGCCGGCAAAGCCGCGAATGGATCGCCCCGGCCGGCCAGACCGATACCCCCGCCCACACCACCCCTGGCAACAGTGCCTGGTTCCTGTGGGACGGCAATCGGTTGCTGCAGGAAATCCTGGTCAGCCCCAACGCCGCCGACCCGGCCCAGCGCAGCCAGACCCATACCACGGTCTACGAGCCGGACAGCTTTATCCCGCTGGCCCGGTTAAGCTGGACCACCTCCGCCAAGGACACCGCCCTTGCGCCACCCCAGCCTGCTGACTGGATGGCGCAACGGATGGCCTTCTTCGACCAAGCCCAGGCCACTTACAGTGCCCAGCACGGCTTGGTGCCGGATGATGACGACTTCCTCCTGCAGGTAGCCCAGGCTAACGCCGGCCAGCCCGCCGAGCCAAACAATCCGGTGGCCATTACCTGGTACCAGTGCGACCATCTGGGCACCCCACAGGAACTGACCTCGGCCAACGGCGACATTGTCTGGCAGGCTAGCTATAAGACTTGGGGCAATACGGCCACGGTGGAATGGGTAGCCGCTGACGGCGCCGTGCAGGCTCAGCAGTCGCACGCAGCGGCGGTCGAGCATGCCCAGGTGCAGCCTTTGCGCTTCCAAGGGCAGTACTTCGACGCGGAGACGGGACTGCATTACAATCGGTTCAGGTACTACGATCCAGATGTGGGGCGGTTTGTATCGAATGATCCGATTGGGTTGGCGGGTGGGGATAATGTTTACCAGTATGCACCGAACCCGATATCTTGGATTGATCCATTGGGGCTGGCAAAGTGCCCATGCGATTGCCTGAAAAAAGGTAACCAACAAGGAACTGGCCCATACCGGGGAGGGTCGTATGGTGGTACTACTGCTCCCGGCATCGAATCACATCATGCACCCGCTAATAGCGTTAGCCCACTTGCCAAGAGTCAAGGGCCTGCTATACAAATGGCTCCTGCAGATCACGCAAAGACCATGAGTCACGGGCATCAGGGTAATGCAGGGAAGGCCTATCGTTCAGGCATTCAGGCGATGCTCGATGCTGGAGACTGGCGTGGCGCAATGGCGACTGAGCTTAAAGACATTCGGCGTGTTGCTGCTCAAACGGGCAATCCTAGAAAGTATAATGAGGCAATGCAGGAAATGTTGGCTTACGCAAAGTGCAAGGGTCTTCTAGATAAGAAATAA
- a CDS encoding DUF5677 domain-containing protein produces MSANQSLLRQLASKAIASGETWLCAAASPTTKEGYFARLYTLSIFEQFHVTLCLLDHGDGMHCACQIRSMLEHLTDLINVLNTPDYCLQLEKENVSSDDKILTLYQNAVAGEPPDEPMRQELDAILAEIQTRDRQKEQQRSLKIGNTKQGELKLFYALLCGMTHPNLSSLTARHHRSSDSWSYRLPPDPATYNMLLSIALRLLSLTIRQLPSFTDSDPAQVAAFADYVDATDSEFQQTAYDS; encoded by the coding sequence GTGTCTGCGAATCAATCATTACTTCGGCAGTTGGCTTCGAAAGCCATTGCATCGGGCGAAACGTGGCTATGCGCCGCAGCTAGCCCTACGACGAAGGAAGGCTACTTTGCCCGCCTCTATACTTTGTCCATATTCGAGCAATTTCACGTCACTTTGTGCTTGCTCGACCATGGGGACGGCATGCATTGCGCCTGTCAGATCCGCTCTATGCTGGAGCACCTGACCGACCTCATCAATGTGCTGAACACGCCAGATTATTGCCTTCAGTTGGAGAAGGAAAATGTGTCCTCAGATGACAAGATCCTTACGCTGTACCAGAACGCAGTAGCCGGCGAGCCGCCTGATGAACCAATGAGGCAGGAACTGGACGCGATTCTCGCTGAGATTCAAACCAGAGATCGGCAGAAGGAGCAGCAGCGGAGCCTGAAGATCGGAAACACGAAACAGGGTGAATTGAAGCTGTTTTACGCGCTGCTTTGTGGGATGACCCACCCCAATCTGTCCTCGCTCACCGCCCGACATCATCGATCTAGTGACTCGTGGAGCTATCGCCTTCCGCCAGACCCTGCCACGTACAACATGTTGCTGAGCATCGCGCTCCGATTGTTGTCGCTGACTATTCGACAACTGCCATCCTTTACCGATAGCGACCCCGCGCAAGTGGCCGCTTTCGCTGATTATGTCGATGCAACCGACAGTGAGTTTCAGCAAACCGCATACGATTCGTGA
- a CDS encoding VOC family protein, which translates to MFDHVVFGVSDYAASKVFFLKALEPLGLAIVQEGPHGIELSSDGKASLCLFQTHEKPAHLHLAFVAENRQQVESFHRAALAAGGKDNGAPGLRPHYHANYYGAFVIDPDGHNIEVVCHKPEV; encoded by the coding sequence ATGTTTGACCACGTCGTTTTCGGTGTCAGCGACTATGCAGCGAGCAAAGTATTCTTTCTAAAGGCACTCGAACCGCTCGGCCTGGCTATTGTCCAGGAAGGGCCGCACGGAATCGAGCTTAGCTCGGACGGCAAGGCTTCATTGTGCTTGTTTCAAACCCATGAAAAGCCGGCGCATCTTCATTTGGCGTTCGTGGCCGAGAATCGCCAGCAAGTCGAATCTTTCCATCGCGCGGCACTGGCGGCGGGCGGTAAAGACAATGGTGCGCCTGGCCTGCGCCCGCATTACCACGCGAATTACTATGGCGCTTTCGTCATAGATCCGGACGGGCACAATATTGAAGTGGTTTGCCATAAGCCAGAGGTCTAA
- a CDS encoding GFA family protein, producing the protein MSQRLASCSCGQLTAQVVGEPVRISICPCLACQRRTGSVFGQQARFPRQNVTLSGTSTEYVRVGDEGSRVRFHFCPQCGSTVYYELEGLEEYLAIPVGGFADPNFPAPRVSVYEERMHSWVVPPADAEHFA; encoded by the coding sequence ATGTCTCAGCGCCTCGCATCCTGCAGTTGCGGTCAGCTCACGGCCCAGGTCGTCGGCGAACCGGTACGCATCTCCATCTGCCCCTGCCTGGCCTGCCAGCGCAGGACAGGCAGCGTCTTCGGCCAGCAAGCCAGGTTCCCTCGCCAGAACGTAACGCTTTCGGGCACATCAACCGAGTACGTGCGCGTCGGTGACGAAGGATCCCGCGTCAGGTTCCACTTCTGCCCCCAGTGCGGCTCGACGGTTTACTACGAGCTTGAGGGGCTGGAGGAATACCTAGCCATCCCCGTCGGGGGGTTCGCCGATCCGAACTTCCCGGCGCCAAGGGTCTCCGTCTACGAGGAGCGAATGCATAGCTGGGTCGTCCCGCCCGCTGACGCGGAGCACTTCGCCTGA
- a CDS encoding site-specific integrase, producing the protein MSTLDRYLEAATRANTRRSYAGAVRHFEVEWGGFLPATADAVARYLADHAEKLAINTLKQRLAALALWHREQGFPDPTKAPVVRKVLKGIQALHPAREKQAVPLQIDQLAQVGAWLDQSIATSRQQNNRAAELRHCRDKALLLIGFWRGFRGDELMRLQVEFIELVPGQGMSCFLPRSKSDRALRGRTVRVPALARLCPVEAYRDWIAVAGLTAGPVLRGVDRWGRIRSGGLHASSLIPILRRLFAAAGLAAPEGFSSHSLRRGFAGWANANGWDVKTLMEYVGWRDVKSAMRYIDAADPFAGMLAEAGAGTPLRLPGD; encoded by the coding sequence TTGAGCACCCTGGACCGCTACCTAGAAGCCGCGACCCGCGCCAACACCCGGCGCAGTTATGCCGGCGCCGTCCGCCATTTCGAAGTCGAATGGGGCGGTTTTCTGCCGGCCACCGCCGACGCCGTTGCGCGCTACCTGGCCGACCATGCGGAAAAGCTGGCCATCAATACCCTCAAACAGCGTCTGGCCGCCTTGGCGCTCTGGCATCGCGAGCAGGGCTTTCCCGATCCCACCAAGGCGCCGGTGGTGCGCAAGGTGCTCAAGGGGATACAGGCGCTGCATCCGGCGCGGGAGAAGCAGGCGGTTCCGCTGCAGATCGACCAGTTGGCACAGGTGGGTGCGTGGTTGGACCAGTCCATCGCAACTAGCCGGCAACAAAATAACCGGGCGGCGGAGCTGCGCCATTGCCGCGACAAAGCTTTGTTGCTGATCGGCTTTTGGCGTGGTTTTCGCGGCGATGAATTGATGCGCTTGCAGGTGGAGTTCATCGAGCTGGTACCGGGGCAGGGCATGTCATGTTTTTTGCCCAGAAGCAAGAGCGACCGTGCGCTGCGGGGCCGGACGGTGCGGGTGCCGGCCTTGGCGCGGCTCTGCCCGGTCGAAGCCTACCGGGACTGGATCGCCGTGGCGGGCTTGACCGCGGGTCCGGTGCTGCGAGGGGTGGACCGCTGGGGGCGTATCCGTTCCGGCGGTTTGCATGCCAGCAGCCTGATCCCCATCTTGCGCCGCCTGTTCGCCGCCGCCGGCCTGGCCGCGCCGGAAGGGTTCAGTAGCCACTCGCTGCGCCGTGGCTTTGCCGGCTGGGCCAATGCCAACGGCTGGGATGTGAAGACCTTGATGGAGTACGTCGGCTGGCGCGATGTAAAGTCGGCCATGCGCTATATCGATGCGGCCGATCCGTTTGCGGGCATGCTGGCCGAAGCGGGAGCGGGTACGCCGCTGCGTTTGCCCGGAGATTGA
- the pseF gene encoding pseudaminic acid cytidylyltransferase, producing the protein MTTIAIIPARGGSKRIPRKNVKPFHGKPMIAYSIAAARACGLFDRVVVSSDDAEIMDLARELGAEVPFVRPADLADDHATTIAVIQHAIQALQADGATPAHVCCIYATAPFVQADYLRQGYRALLDRPDKAYAFSVTSFPFPVQRAIRLDGDGCVDALYPQYRNTRSQDLEEAFHDAGQFYWGRADAWLAGEVIFSPASLPVVLPRYLVQDIDTPEDWRRAEYLYGALLAGGEIAA; encoded by the coding sequence ATGACCACTATCGCCATCATCCCTGCCCGAGGCGGCAGCAAGCGGATTCCGCGCAAGAACGTCAAGCCCTTCCACGGTAAGCCCATGATCGCCTATTCGATCGCCGCCGCGCGGGCCTGCGGCTTATTCGACCGGGTGGTGGTCAGCAGCGACGACGCCGAGATCATGGATCTGGCACGCGAATTGGGCGCGGAAGTACCGTTCGTTCGGCCTGCCGATTTGGCGGATGACCACGCCACCACCATTGCCGTGATCCAGCACGCCATCCAGGCCCTGCAGGCGGACGGGGCCACGCCGGCGCATGTCTGTTGCATCTACGCAACCGCACCCTTTGTGCAGGCGGACTATCTACGACAGGGCTACCGTGCTTTGTTGGATCGCCCGGACAAGGCCTACGCCTTCTCCGTTACCTCCTTTCCTTTCCCGGTACAGCGTGCGATTCGGCTGGATGGCGACGGCTGCGTCGATGCGCTTTATCCGCAGTACCGCAACACCCGTTCGCAAGATCTGGAGGAGGCCTTCCATGATGCTGGCCAATTCTATTGGGGAAGGGCGGATGCCTGGCTAGCCGGCGAGGTGATCTTTTCGCCCGCCTCGTTGCCGGTGGTCTTGCCCCGCTATCTGGTCCAGGACATCGATACGCCCGAGGATTGGCGTCGGGCCGAGTATTTGTATGGCGCGCTGTTGGCCGGCGGCGAGATCGCGGCATGA
- the pseG gene encoding UDP-2,4-diacetamido-2,4,6-trideoxy-beta-L-altropyranose hydrolase, producing MKVLIRADASVAIGSGHVARCLTLAKVLRLAGAQPVFACRALPGHALAVIAGQGFETVALPAGYKDEMTGDIEAALPWRADLDALQAALPGQRFDWLLVDHYGLGAAWQTGARSLADRIAVVDDLANRPHDADLLLNQNLNAEASAYAGQLPSTCRLLLGPRHALLRPEFNVGPVEIAPRAKRLLVSFGGADAQGETFKVMTALADLDELEVDFVAGAANPAWPALTQALVGREHWRLHRHVDDFAGLMARADLFIGAGGGTSWERAALGLPSICIAIAANQVGNAERLALAGAHLYLGQADAVTAEMLRAAVSLLAGNVGLRHSLAARSRALVDGKGAARVAAALLTGALRLRPATSADAQLLFDGRNAAEVRRWSLNDAAIDWDGHLAWLQRSLANAERALLVAEAPDGPVGVLRYDRIEPQRAEVSIYLLAGREGRGWGQALLAAGDRWIAEYWPGLQAIAAVVKPANVASLKLFQALGYRQQDCHFERTPPF from the coding sequence ATGAAGGTGCTGATCCGCGCCGATGCCTCGGTCGCCATCGGTTCCGGCCATGTCGCGCGTTGCCTGACCTTGGCCAAGGTATTGCGGCTTGCCGGCGCGCAGCCCGTCTTTGCCTGCCGCGCCTTGCCCGGTCATGCCTTGGCGGTCATTGCGGGGCAGGGCTTCGAAACGGTTGCCTTGCCGGCGGGCTACAAGGACGAAATGACCGGCGATATCGAAGCAGCCTTGCCTTGGCGAGCCGATCTGGATGCGCTGCAAGCCGCGCTGCCGGGCCAGCGCTTCGACTGGCTGCTGGTCGATCATTACGGGCTGGGAGCGGCCTGGCAAACAGGCGCGCGCAGCTTGGCCGACCGGATTGCGGTGGTCGACGACCTGGCCAACCGTCCGCACGATGCCGATCTATTGCTCAATCAGAACCTGAATGCGGAGGCCTCGGCCTATGCCGGGCAGTTGCCGTCCACTTGCAGGCTGCTGCTTGGACCGCGCCATGCCTTGCTGCGGCCGGAGTTCAACGTGGGGCCGGTGGAGATCGCACCACGGGCGAAGCGGCTGCTGGTAAGTTTTGGCGGGGCGGATGCGCAGGGCGAAACCTTCAAGGTCATGACGGCATTGGCGGACCTGGACGAGCTGGAGGTCGATTTCGTCGCCGGTGCCGCCAATCCTGCCTGGCCGGCGCTGACGCAGGCGCTGGTGGGCCGTGAGCATTGGCGCCTGCACCGGCACGTGGACGACTTTGCCGGGCTGATGGCGCGGGCCGATCTGTTTATCGGCGCCGGCGGCGGGACCAGTTGGGAGCGGGCCGCCCTGGGCTTGCCCAGCATCTGTATTGCCATTGCCGCCAACCAGGTGGGCAATGCCGAACGGCTGGCCTTGGCCGGCGCGCATCTCTACCTGGGCCAGGCAGACGCGGTGACCGCCGAGATGCTGCGCGCCGCGGTCTCGCTGCTGGCCGGCAATGTCGGCCTGCGCCACAGCCTGGCCGCGCGTTCGCGTGCCTTGGTCGATGGCAAGGGTGCTGCGCGGGTGGCGGCTGCACTGCTGACGGGAGCACTGCGTTTACGGCCGGCCACCTCGGCCGATGCGCAACTGTTGTTCGACGGCCGCAATGCCGCCGAGGTGCGGCGCTGGTCCTTGAACGATGCCGCCATCGACTGGGACGGACATCTGGCGTGGCTACAACGCAGCCTGGCCAATGCCGAGCGCGCCTTGCTGGTGGCTGAGGCTCCGGATGGCCCGGTGGGTGTGCTACGTTATGATCGTATTGAGCCGCAGCGGGCCGAGGTGTCCATCTATCTGCTGGCCGGGCGGGAAGGGCGCGGCTGGGGACAGGCGCTGCTGGCGGCCGGCGACCGTTGGATCGCCGAGTACTGGCCAGGCTTGCAGGCCATCGCTGCCGTAGTCAAACCGGCGAATGTCGCTTCCCTGAAATTGTTCCAAGCGTTGGGCTACCGGCAGCAAGACTGCCATTTTGAACGAACGCCGCCGTTTTGA